Proteins encoded by one window of Pseudomonas coleopterorum:
- the ftsZ gene encoding cell division protein FtsZ has translation MFELVDNIPQSPVIKVIGVGGGGGNAVNHMVKSNIEGVEFICANTDAQALKNIGARTILQLGTGVTKGLGAGANPEVGRQAAMEDRERIAEVLQGTNMVFITTGMGGGTGTGAAPIIAEVAKEMGILTVAVVTRPFPFEGRKRMQIADEGIRMLSESVDSLITIPNEKLLTILGKDASLLSAFAKADDVLAGAVRGISDIIKRPGMINVDFADVRTVMSEMGMAMMGTGCASGPNRAREATEAAIRNPLLEDVNLQGARGILVNITAGPDLSLGEYSDVGSIIEAFASDHAMVKVGTVIDPDMRDELHVTVVATGLGAKIEKPVKVIDNTMQTAAQTPPPSQQPARQDAPSVNYRDLDRPTVMRNQAHAGAAAAAKLNPQDDLDYLDIPAFLRRQAD, from the coding sequence ATGTTCGAACTCGTAGACAACATCCCGCAAAGCCCGGTAATCAAAGTTATCGGTGTCGGCGGTGGCGGCGGCAACGCCGTCAACCACATGGTCAAGAGCAACATCGAAGGCGTCGAATTCATCTGCGCCAACACCGATGCTCAGGCACTCAAGAACATCGGTGCACGCACGATCCTGCAACTGGGTACCGGCGTCACCAAGGGCCTGGGCGCTGGCGCCAACCCCGAAGTCGGCCGTCAGGCCGCGATGGAAGACCGCGAGCGCATCGCCGAAGTGCTGCAAGGCACCAACATGGTCTTCATCACCACCGGCATGGGCGGCGGTACCGGTACCGGTGCTGCACCGATCATCGCCGAAGTGGCCAAGGAAATGGGCATCCTGACCGTTGCGGTCGTGACTCGTCCGTTCCCCTTCGAAGGCCGCAAACGCATGCAGATCGCCGATGAAGGCATCCGTATGCTGTCCGAAAGCGTCGACTCGTTGATCACCATCCCCAACGAGAAGCTGCTGACCATCCTGGGCAAGGATGCCAGCCTGCTGTCGGCGTTCGCCAAGGCTGACGATGTGCTGGCCGGTGCCGTTCGCGGTATCTCCGACATCATCAAGCGTCCGGGCATGATCAACGTCGACTTCGCCGACGTGCGTACCGTGATGAGCGAAATGGGCATGGCGATGATGGGTACCGGCTGCGCCAGCGGTCCGAATCGCGCGCGCGAGGCCACCGAAGCGGCCATTCGCAACCCGCTGCTCGAAGACGTCAACCTGCAGGGCGCTCGCGGCATTCTGGTGAACATCACCGCAGGTCCCGACCTGTCGCTGGGTGAATACTCCGACGTGGGTAGCATCATCGAAGCGTTCGCCTCCGACCACGCGATGGTCAAGGTCGGTACCGTGATCGATCCGGACATGCGCGATGAACTGCACGTTACCGTCGTGGCCACCGGCCTGGGCGCGAAGATCGAGAAGCCTGTGAAGGTCATCGACAACACCATGCAGACCGCCGCCCAGACGCCTCCACCTTCGCAGCAGCCTGCTCGTCAGGACGCTCCATCGGTGAACTACCGCGACCTGGACCGCCCGACCGTGATGCGCAACCAGGCTCACGCCGGCGCTGCCGCTGCGGCCAAGCTGAACCCACAGGATGACCTGGATTATCTGGACATCCCGGCCTTCCTGCGTCGTCAGGCCGATTGA
- a CDS encoding cell division protein FtsQ/DivIB, translated as MHGPVIRHQSPAIGRNKPVPRGASRMVAKEPLSVRLPKANFSIFKKLMWPVLLVGLGFGTYEGAQYLMPYADRPITKVSVQGDLAYINQQSVQERIQPYVGSTFFSIDLTRMRTELETMPWIAHAEVRRVWPDQVVIRLEEQLPVARWGNESLLNNQGQAFAPRELGNYEHLPQLFGPARAQQQVMQQYQVLSQMLRPLGYSVARLELTERGSWFLTTGAGSAGPGIELLLGRDHLMEKMRRFIAIYDKTLKDQITNIARIDLRYANGLAVGWRETSAPTADKPAVAKN; from the coding sequence ATGCACGGCCCAGTGATTCGCCATCAGTCACCTGCCATCGGTCGCAACAAGCCGGTGCCGCGGGGTGCAAGCCGCATGGTGGCCAAAGAGCCACTGTCGGTGCGTCTGCCCAAGGCCAACTTCAGCATCTTCAAGAAGCTGATGTGGCCGGTGCTGCTGGTGGGTCTGGGTTTTGGCACCTATGAAGGCGCCCAGTACCTGATGCCCTACGCCGACCGCCCGATCACCAAGGTGTCGGTGCAGGGCGACCTGGCCTACATCAACCAGCAGTCGGTGCAGGAGCGTATCCAGCCTTATGTCGGCAGCACGTTCTTCAGCATCGACCTGACCCGCATGCGCACCGAGCTGGAGACCATGCCCTGGATCGCCCACGCCGAAGTACGCCGCGTATGGCCCGACCAGGTGGTGATTCGCCTGGAAGAGCAACTGCCGGTCGCGCGCTGGGGCAACGAGTCGCTGCTCAACAACCAGGGCCAGGCGTTCGCGCCTCGCGAACTGGGCAACTACGAACACTTGCCGCAGTTGTTCGGCCCGGCACGGGCCCAACAGCAGGTGATGCAGCAATACCAGGTGCTGAGTCAGATGTTGCGTCCGCTGGGCTATTCGGTAGCTCGGCTGGAACTGACCGAACGCGGCAGCTGGTTTCTCACCACAGGCGCAGGAAGCGCCGGCCCAGGCATCGAGCTGTTGCTGGGACGTGACCACTTGATGGAAAAAATGCGCCGCTTTATCGCCATTTACGACAAGACACTCAAAGACCAGATCACGAATATCGCGCGTATCGACCTGCGCTATGCCAACGGCCTGGCCGTGGGCTGGCGTGAAACGAGCGCCCCGACGGCGGACAAGCCCGCCGTCGCGAAGAATTGA
- the murD gene encoding UDP-N-acetylmuramoyl-L-alanine--D-glutamate ligase, with translation MSLIASSHFRIVVGLGKSGMSLVRFLARQGVAFAVADTREAPPELVTLRRDYPQVEVRCGELDVEFLCRADELYVSPGLALATPALQQAAARGVHLSGDIDLFARHAKAPIVAITGSNAKSTVTTLVGEMAAAAGKRVAVGGNLGQPALDLLDDDVELYVLELSSFQLETTHQLNAEVATVLNVSEDHMDRYSGLPAYHLAKHRIFRGARKVVFNRQDALSRPLIGEGMPCWTFGLNKPDFKAFGLREEGGQKYLAYEFENLMPVSELKVRGAHNQANALAALALGHAVGLPFDAMLASLREFTGLTHRCQWLRERDGVAWYDDSKATNVGAAIAAIEGLGADIEGQLVLIAGGDGKGADFTALGQPIQRHCRALVLLGRDAGRIAAVVGPGVAQVNVASIEEAVQRCAELARPGDAVLLSPACASLDMFKNYEERGRLFAHAVEGLS, from the coding sequence GTGTCTCTGATCGCTTCTTCCCACTTCCGCATCGTTGTCGGCCTCGGCAAGAGCGGCATGTCCCTGGTGCGCTTCCTCGCGCGTCAGGGCGTGGCGTTTGCCGTGGCCGATACACGCGAAGCGCCGCCGGAACTGGTGACGCTGCGTCGCGACTATCCGCAGGTGGAAGTCCGTTGCGGTGAGCTGGACGTGGAATTCCTGTGCCGCGCCGATGAACTCTACGTGAGCCCCGGTCTGGCACTGGCGACTCCCGCCCTGCAGCAGGCAGCGGCGCGAGGCGTGCACCTGTCCGGCGATATCGATCTGTTTGCCCGTCATGCCAAGGCCCCGATCGTGGCGATCACCGGCTCCAACGCCAAAAGCACCGTGACCACGCTGGTGGGCGAAATGGCCGCTGCGGCCGGCAAGCGCGTGGCGGTGGGCGGCAACCTAGGGCAGCCAGCGCTCGACCTGCTCGATGACGATGTCGAGCTGTACGTGCTGGAACTGTCGAGCTTTCAGCTGGAAACCACCCATCAGCTCAATGCCGAAGTGGCCACGGTGCTCAACGTCAGCGAAGACCACATGGACCGCTACAGCGGGCTGCCGGCCTATCACCTGGCCAAGCATCGGATTTTCCGCGGCGCCCGCAAGGTCGTCTTCAATCGTCAGGATGCCCTGAGCCGGCCGCTGATCGGCGAGGGCATGCCGTGCTGGACGTTCGGCCTGAACAAGCCGGACTTCAAGGCTTTCGGCCTGCGCGAGGAAGGCGGGCAGAAGTACCTGGCCTATGAGTTCGAGAACCTGATGCCGGTCAGCGAGCTCAAGGTGCGTGGCGCACACAATCAGGCCAATGCCCTGGCCGCGCTTGCCCTGGGACACGCGGTGGGTCTGCCGTTCGACGCCATGCTGGCCAGCCTGCGTGAATTCACCGGGCTCACGCACCGCTGCCAGTGGCTGCGCGAGCGCGATGGCGTGGCCTGGTACGACGATTCCAAGGCGACCAACGTCGGTGCTGCGATTGCCGCCATCGAAGGGTTGGGCGCCGATATCGAAGGCCAGCTTGTGCTGATCGCGGGCGGCGACGGCAAGGGCGCCGATTTCACCGCGCTCGGCCAGCCTATCCAGCGTCATTGCCGTGCTCTGGTACTGCTGGGTCGCGACGCCGGCCGTATTGCGGCCGTTGTCGGGCCAGGCGTTGCCCAGGTCAACGTCGCCTCGATCGAGGAAGCGGTTCAGCGCTGCGCCGAACTGGCCCGTCCCGGTGATGCCGTGCTGCTCTCACCGGCCTGCGCGAGTCTGGACATGTTCAAGAATTATGAAGAGCGCGGGCGCCTGTTCGCCCATGCCGTAGAGGGCTTGTCATGA
- the ftsA gene encoding cell division protein FtsA, translated as MANVQSGKMIVGLDIGTSKVVALVGEVAADGTLDIVGIGTHPSRGLKKGVVVNIESTVASIQRAVEEAQLMAGCRIHSAFVGVAGNHIRSLNSHGIVAIRDREVSTADLERVLDAAQAVAIPADQRVLHTLPQDYVIDNQEGVREPLGMSGVRLEAKVHVVTCAVNAAQNIEKCVRRCGLEIDDIILEQLASAYSVLTDDEKELGVCLVDIGGGTTDIAIFTEGAIRHTAVIPIAGDQVTNDIAMALRTPTQYAEEIKIRYACALAKLAGAGETIKVPSVGDRPPRELSRQALAEVVEPRYDELFTLVQAELRRSGYEDLIPAGIVLTGGTAKMEGAVELAEEIFHMPVRLGVPHSVRGLSDVISNPIYSTGVGLLMYGLQKQSDGLNLSGISNSSSYSDDTKAPVLERLKRWVQGNF; from the coding sequence ATGGCAAACGTGCAAAGCGGCAAAATGATCGTCGGGCTGGACATCGGTACCTCCAAGGTGGTGGCGCTGGTGGGCGAAGTCGCGGCCGACGGTACGCTGGACATCGTGGGGATCGGTACCCATCCTTCGCGCGGCCTGAAGAAGGGCGTGGTGGTGAACATCGAGTCGACCGTGGCGTCGATCCAGCGTGCGGTCGAAGAAGCCCAGCTGATGGCCGGTTGCCGCATTCACTCGGCGTTCGTCGGCGTTGCCGGTAACCACATTCGCAGCCTGAACTCCCACGGGATCGTGGCCATTCGCGACCGTGAGGTCAGTACGGCCGACCTGGAACGCGTTCTGGACGCGGCCCAGGCCGTGGCGATCCCGGCCGACCAGCGCGTCCTGCACACCCTGCCGCAGGATTACGTGATCGACAACCAGGAAGGCGTGCGCGAGCCCCTGGGCATGTCAGGCGTGCGTCTGGAAGCCAAGGTTCACGTGGTGACCTGCGCCGTCAACGCGGCTCAGAACATCGAGAAGTGCGTTCGTCGCTGCGGCCTGGAAATCGACGACATCATCCTCGAGCAGTTGGCCTCGGCCTACTCGGTACTGACCGATGACGAGAAAGAACTGGGCGTGTGCCTGGTCGACATCGGCGGCGGTACCACGGATATCGCCATCTTCACCGAAGGCGCCATCCGTCACACCGCAGTCATCCCCATTGCGGGCGATCAGGTCACCAACGACATCGCCATGGCCCTGCGGACCCCCACGCAGTACGCCGAAGAGATCAAGATCCGTTACGCCTGCGCCCTGGCCAAGCTGGCCGGTGCCGGCGAAACCATCAAGGTGCCCAGTGTCGGTGACCGTCCGCCGCGCGAGCTGTCGCGCCAGGCGCTGGCCGAAGTCGTCGAGCCACGCTACGACGAACTGTTCACCCTGGTCCAGGCCGAGCTGCGTCGCAGCGGCTACGAAGACCTCATCCCGGCCGGCATCGTGCTGACCGGTGGTACGGCAAAAATGGAAGGCGCGGTCGAGCTGGCCGAAGAAATCTTCCACATGCCGGTGCGCCTGGGCGTGCCGCATAGCGTACGGGGGCTGAGTGACGTCATCAGCAACCCCATCTATTCCACCGGCGTGGGCCTGCTGATGTACGGCCTGCAGAAGCAGTCCGATGGCTTGAACCTGTCAGGTATCAGCAACAGCAGCAGTTATAGCGACGACACCAAGGCTCCGGTGCTGGAACGGCTGAAGCGTTGGGTGCAAGGCAATTTCTGA
- the murC gene encoding UDP-N-acetylmuramate--L-alanine ligase → MVENQKAIPQPEMRRIRRIHFVGIGGVGMCGIAEVLLNLGYDVSGSDLKASPVTERLTSFGAQIFIGHRAENAASADVLVVSSAVNTSNPEVATALERRIPVVPRAEMLAELMRYRHGIAVAGTHGKTTTTSLIASVFAAGGLDPTFVIGGRLNAAGTNAQLGTSRYLIAEADESDASFLHLQPLVAVVTNIDADHMATYGGDFNVLKKTFVEFLHNLPFYGLAVVCLDDPVVREILPQIARPTLTYGISEEADVRAINVRQQGMLTHFTVLRRDREPLNVSVNMPGNHNVLNALATIAIATDEGISDSAIVQGLSGFQGVGRRFQVYGELPVEGGSVMLVDDYGHHPREVAAVIAAVRGGWPDKRLVMVYQPHRFSRTRDLYDDFVQVLADANVLLLMEVYPAGEEPIPGADSRQLCHSIRQRGQLDPIYIERGVELAPLVKPLLRAGDILLCQGAGDIGGLAPQLLKSPLFAQASEKSQ, encoded by the coding sequence ATGGTTGAGAACCAGAAGGCCATTCCGCAACCGGAAATGCGCCGCATCCGTCGCATCCATTTCGTCGGCATCGGCGGCGTGGGCATGTGCGGCATCGCCGAGGTGCTGCTGAACCTGGGCTACGACGTCTCGGGTTCCGACCTCAAGGCTTCGCCGGTGACCGAGCGACTGACGTCGTTCGGCGCGCAGATCTTCATCGGCCACCGTGCCGAAAACGCCGCCAGCGCCGACGTGCTGGTGGTCTCCAGTGCCGTCAACACCAGCAACCCGGAAGTCGCCACCGCGCTGGAACGCCGGATTCCGGTGGTACCGCGCGCCGAGATGCTCGCCGAACTGATGCGCTATCGGCACGGCATCGCCGTGGCCGGAACCCATGGCAAGACCACCACCACCAGCCTGATCGCCTCGGTGTTCGCGGCCGGTGGCCTGGACCCCACGTTCGTCATCGGCGGTCGTCTGAATGCGGCTGGCACCAATGCCCAGCTGGGCACCAGTCGCTATCTGATCGCCGAAGCCGACGAGTCCGATGCCAGCTTCCTGCACCTGCAGCCGCTGGTGGCCGTGGTCACCAACATCGACGCCGATCACATGGCGACCTACGGCGGCGACTTCAACGTATTGAAGAAGACCTTCGTCGAGTTCCTGCACAACCTGCCGTTCTACGGCCTAGCCGTGGTCTGCCTGGATGACCCGGTGGTGCGCGAGATCCTTCCACAGATCGCCCGTCCGACCCTGACCTATGGCATCAGCGAAGAAGCCGACGTGCGTGCCATCAACGTGCGCCAGCAAGGCATGCTGACCCACTTCACGGTGCTGCGCCGCGACCGCGAGCCGCTCAACGTGTCGGTCAACATGCCAGGCAACCACAACGTGCTCAATGCCCTGGCAACGATCGCCATCGCCACCGACGAAGGCATCAGCGACAGCGCCATCGTCCAGGGTCTGTCCGGATTCCAGGGCGTTGGCCGACGCTTCCAGGTGTACGGCGAACTGCCGGTCGAAGGCGGCAGCGTGATGCTGGTCGACGACTATGGCCATCACCCCCGCGAAGTGGCGGCCGTGATCGCTGCCGTGCGCGGCGGCTGGCCCGATAAACGTCTGGTGATGGTATATCAGCCCCACCGCTTCAGCCGCACGCGCGACTTGTACGACGATTTCGTACAAGTGCTCGCCGACGCCAATGTGTTGCTGCTGATGGAGGTCTACCCGGCCGGTGAAGAGCCGATCCCGGGCGCCGACAGCCGTCAGTTGTGCCACAGCATCCGCCAGCGCGGCCAGCTGGACCCCATCTATATCGAACGCGGCGTCGAGCTGGCGCCACTGGTCAAGCCGTTGCTGCGCGCCGGTGACATCCTGCTCTGCCAGGGCGCCGGCGACATCGGCGGCCTTGCTCCGCAGTTGCTCAAAAGCCCGCTGTTCGCGCAGGCCTCGGAGAAATCGCAATGA
- the ftsW gene encoding putative lipid II flippase FtsW, translating into MIFGVIKPFPSPLISGRGIDIDFAMLAGCLALLGLGLVMITSASSEVAAVNSGNSLSMMIRHLVYLVIGIGTCIVTMMVPIATWQRIGGTLLIAAFGLLVMVLLPGIGREVNGSMRWIGFGMFNVQPSEIAKVFVVIFLAGYLVRRQQEVRDSWMGFFKPFFVLLPMAGLLLMEPDFGATVVMMGAAAAMLFLGGVGLFRFALMVALAVGAVFVLVQAQPYRMARLITFTDPWSDQFGSGYQLTQALIAFGRGQWFGVGLGNSVQKQFYLPEAHTDFVFSVLAEELGVVGSLCTVALFVFVCIRGMYIGFWAERAKQYFAAYVAYGLSFLWIGQFLINIGVNVGLLPTKGLTLPFLSYGGSSLVICCACLGLLLRIEWESRSHLGSEEVEFSESDFAEETPHGR; encoded by the coding sequence ATGATCTTCGGTGTCATCAAGCCATTTCCCTCGCCGCTGATCAGCGGTCGCGGGATCGATATCGACTTCGCCATGCTGGCCGGTTGCCTGGCGCTGCTGGGCCTCGGTCTGGTCATGATCACCTCGGCTTCTTCGGAAGTTGCGGCGGTCAACTCGGGCAACTCGTTGTCGATGATGATCCGCCACCTTGTGTACCTTGTGATCGGTATCGGCACCTGCATCGTCACCATGATGGTGCCCATTGCCACCTGGCAGCGCATAGGCGGTACGCTGCTGATCGCTGCATTCGGCTTGCTGGTGATGGTCCTGCTGCCCGGTATCGGTCGCGAAGTGAACGGATCCATGCGCTGGATCGGCTTCGGCATGTTCAACGTGCAGCCTTCGGAAATCGCCAAGGTGTTCGTGGTGATCTTCCTGGCAGGCTATCTGGTACGTCGTCAGCAGGAAGTGCGCGACAGCTGGATGGGCTTCTTCAAGCCGTTCTTCGTGTTGCTGCCGATGGCCGGACTGCTGCTGATGGAGCCTGACTTCGGCGCCACGGTGGTGATGATGGGGGCCGCAGCTGCGATGCTGTTCCTGGGTGGCGTGGGCCTGTTCCGTTTCGCCCTGATGGTGGCCTTGGCGGTGGGTGCGGTATTCGTGTTGGTTCAGGCCCAGCCGTATCGCATGGCGCGTCTGATCACCTTCACCGACCCGTGGAGCGACCAGTTCGGCTCCGGTTATCAATTGACCCAGGCGCTGATCGCCTTCGGTCGTGGCCAGTGGTTCGGCGTTGGGCTGGGCAACAGCGTGCAGAAGCAGTTCTACCTGCCCGAAGCCCACACCGACTTCGTGTTCTCGGTGCTCGCTGAAGAGCTGGGCGTGGTGGGTTCGCTGTGCACCGTGGCGCTGTTCGTGTTCGTCTGTATCCGCGGCATGTACATCGGATTCTGGGCCGAGCGGGCCAAGCAATACTTTGCCGCGTACGTGGCCTATGGCCTGTCGTTCCTGTGGATCGGCCAGTTCCTGATCAACATCGGCGTGAACGTCGGCCTGCTGCCGACCAAGGGTCTGACCCTGCCGTTTCTCAGCTACGGCGGCAGCTCGCTGGTCATCTGCTGCGCCTGTCTGGGGTTGTTGCTGCGCATCGAGTGGGAAAGCCGCTCGCACCTGGGTAGCGAAGAGGTGGAATTCAGCGAAAGCGATTTCGCCGAGGAGACGCCCCATGGCCGGTAA
- a CDS encoding D-alanine--D-alanine ligase, whose product MNILDLNTLRSQIMPSDFGRVAVLYGGKSAEREVSLKSGAACLEALQSAGVDAFGIDVGDDLLARLQAQKIDHAFIILHGRGGEDGSMQGLLECLDIPYTGSGILASALAMDKLRTKQVWQSLGLPTPAHAVLASEQDCIFAAGELGFPLIVKPAHEGSSIGMAKVNSVDELVDAWKAASTYDSQVLVEQWVQGPEFTVATLRGQMLPAIALGTPHTFYDYDAKYVANDTQYRVPCGLAPAKEQELIDLCARACDAIGIQGWGRVDVMQDQQGRFWLLEVNTAPGMTDHSLVPMAAKAAGLDFQQLVLAILAASCKARG is encoded by the coding sequence ATGAACATTCTGGATCTCAACACCCTGCGTTCGCAGATCATGCCCAGCGACTTCGGTCGCGTGGCCGTGCTCTACGGCGGCAAGAGCGCCGAGCGCGAGGTGTCGCTGAAATCGGGCGCCGCGTGCCTGGAGGCCTTGCAGAGCGCTGGCGTGGACGCGTTCGGTATCGACGTTGGCGATGACCTGCTGGCGCGCCTGCAGGCGCAGAAGATCGACCATGCCTTCATCATTCTGCACGGCCGCGGCGGCGAAGACGGCAGCATGCAGGGCCTGCTCGAGTGCCTGGACATTCCCTACACCGGCAGCGGCATCCTCGCCAGCGCCCTGGCGATGGACAAACTGCGCACCAAGCAGGTGTGGCAGAGCCTCGGCTTGCCGACCCCGGCGCATGCCGTGCTGGCGAGCGAACAGGATTGTATTTTCGCGGCCGGGGAACTGGGCTTCCCTTTGATCGTCAAACCCGCCCATGAAGGTTCAAGCATCGGGATGGCCAAGGTGAACAGCGTCGACGAACTGGTCGACGCCTGGAAAGCCGCCAGCACCTACGACTCACAAGTGCTGGTCGAACAATGGGTCCAGGGCCCTGAGTTCACTGTCGCGACGCTGCGTGGCCAGATGCTGCCTGCCATCGCGCTGGGCACACCCCACACGTTCTACGACTACGACGCCAAATACGTCGCCAACGATACCCAGTACCGCGTTCCCTGTGGCCTCGCGCCCGCCAAGGAGCAGGAACTCATCGACCTCTGCGCGCGCGCCTGCGATGCCATCGGCATTCAGGGCTGGGGGCGCGTGGACGTGATGCAGGACCAGCAGGGCCGTTTCTGGCTGCTGGAAGTCAACACCGCTCCAGGCATGACCGATCACAGCCTGGTGCCCATGGCGGCGAAAGCGGCTGGCCTGGATTTCCAGCAGTTGGTGCTGGCGATTCTTGCCGCCAGTTGCAAGGCACGAGGGTAA
- the murG gene encoding undecaprenyldiphospho-muramoylpentapeptide beta-N-acetylglucosaminyltransferase: MAGKGNVLIMAGGTGGHVFPALACAREFQARGFSVHWLGTPRGIENELVPANGLPLHLIDVSGVRGKSRLALLKAPFAICKAVVQARRIIARLRPVCVVGFGGYLTGPGGVAARLAGVPVIVHEQNAVAGTANRLLVPFASRVCEAFPDTFAASVKRRTTGNPVRSELFMETPRQALIGRQPRLLVLGGSLGAEPLNKLLPEALAQVPAQYRPEVFHQAGKKHDEITAERYRTAGVEAQVAPFIKDMAQAYGWADLVVCRAGALTISELAAAGLPSLLVPLPHAIDDHQTRNADYLAREGAAFLMPQATTGAAQLAERLKEVLMQPEKLLSMASTARRLAKPDATRNVVDVCLEVAHG, from the coding sequence ATGGCCGGTAAAGGCAATGTGCTGATCATGGCTGGTGGCACCGGCGGACACGTGTTCCCGGCCCTGGCCTGCGCGCGCGAGTTCCAGGCGCGCGGTTTCAGCGTGCACTGGCTGGGTACGCCGCGCGGTATCGAGAACGAGCTGGTGCCGGCCAACGGCCTGCCGTTGCATCTGATCGATGTCAGCGGTGTGCGTGGCAAGAGCCGACTGGCCCTGCTCAAGGCGCCGTTCGCCATCTGCAAGGCCGTGGTTCAGGCGCGTCGCATCATTGCCCGGCTGCGACCGGTGTGCGTGGTCGGCTTCGGTGGTTACCTGACCGGCCCTGGCGGCGTGGCTGCGCGGCTGGCCGGTGTACCGGTGATCGTTCATGAGCAGAATGCAGTGGCCGGTACCGCCAATCGCCTGTTGGTGCCTTTCGCCAGCCGAGTCTGCGAAGCTTTCCCCGACACCTTCGCCGCTTCGGTCAAGCGCCGGACCACCGGAAATCCGGTGCGCAGCGAGTTGTTCATGGAAACGCCGCGCCAGGCACTGATCGGGCGCCAGCCACGGCTGCTGGTCCTGGGCGGCAGCCTGGGCGCCGAGCCGTTGAACAAGCTGTTGCCCGAAGCCCTGGCGCAGGTTCCTGCACAGTACCGGCCTGAGGTGTTTCACCAGGCTGGCAAGAAGCACGATGAGATCACCGCCGAGCGCTATCGCACCGCCGGTGTCGAGGCGCAGGTCGCCCCGTTCATCAAGGACATGGCCCAAGCCTATGGCTGGGCCGACCTGGTGGTCTGCCGCGCGGGCGCGTTGACCATCAGCGAGCTGGCCGCCGCCGGCCTGCCGTCGCTGTTGGTGCCTTTGCCCCACGCGATCGACGATCACCAGACACGCAATGCCGATTATCTGGCCCGCGAAGGCGCTGCCTTCCTCATGCCACAAGCGACAACCGGCGCGGCGCAACTTGCCGAGCGCCTGAAAGAGGTTTTGATGCAACCCGAAAAACTCCTGAGCATGGCGAGCACTGCCCGCCGCCTGGCCAAACCCGATGCCACGCGCAATGTGGTCGACGTCTGCCTGGAGGTGGCCCATGGTTGA
- the mraY gene encoding phospho-N-acetylmuramoyl-pentapeptide-transferase encodes MLLLLAEFLQQFYKGFAVFQYLTLRGILGVLTALSLALWLGPWMIRTLQIRQIGQAVRNDGPQSHLSKSGTPTMGGALILSAIAISTLLWADLSNRYVWVVLIVTLLFGGIGWVDDYRKVIEKNSRGLPSRWKYFWQSVFGLGAAVFLFMTANSPVETTLIIPMLKDASIPLGAGFIVLTYFVIVGSSNAVNLTDGLDGLAILPTVMVGGALGIFCYLSGNVKFAEYLLIPYVPGAGELIVFCGALIGAGLGFLWFNTYPAQVFMGDVGALALGAALGTIAVIVRQEIVLFIMGGIFVVETLSVVIQVASFKLTGRRVFRMAPIHHHFELKGWPEPRVIVRFWIITVILVLIGLATLKLR; translated from the coding sequence ATGTTGCTGCTGCTGGCAGAATTTCTGCAACAGTTCTATAAAGGCTTCGCGGTCTTTCAGTACCTGACCCTGCGCGGGATTCTGGGTGTACTGACCGCGCTGTCGCTGGCCCTCTGGCTGGGCCCCTGGATGATCCGCACCCTGCAGATTCGTCAGATTGGCCAGGCGGTACGCAACGATGGTCCGCAATCGCACCTGTCCAAGTCCGGTACGCCGACCATGGGCGGCGCCCTGATTCTCTCGGCCATCGCCATCAGCACGCTGCTGTGGGCGGATCTGTCCAACCGCTATGTCTGGGTCGTGCTCATCGTCACCCTGCTGTTCGGCGGCATCGGCTGGGTGGACGACTATCGCAAGGTGATCGAGAAGAATTCCCGCGGCCTGCCCAGCCGCTGGAAATATTTCTGGCAGTCGGTGTTTGGCCTGGGGGCGGCGGTGTTTCTGTTCATGACCGCCAACAGCCCGGTGGAAACCACCCTGATCATCCCGATGCTCAAGGACGCCAGCATTCCGCTGGGTGCCGGGTTCATCGTGCTGACCTACTTCGTCATCGTCGGCTCCAGCAACGCGGTCAACCTGACCGACGGCCTCGACGGCCTGGCGATTCTGCCGACGGTGATGGTGGGCGGCGCGCTGGGGATTTTCTGCTACCTGTCGGGCAACGTTAAATTTGCCGAATACCTGCTGATTCCCTATGTGCCAGGTGCCGGTGAACTGATTGTCTTCTGTGGCGCCCTGATCGGCGCCGGCCTGGGTTTCTTGTGGTTCAACACCTACCCGGCCCAGGTGTTCATGGGTGACGTCGGCGCGCTGGCGCTGGGCGCAGCCCTGGGTACCATCGCGGTGATCGTGCGTCAGGAGATCGTCCTGTTCATCATGGGCGGCATCTTCGTCGTCGAGACGCTGTCGGTGGTGATCCAGGTCGCCTCGTTCAAGCTCACCGGTCGTCGTGTGTTCCGCATGGCGCCGATTCACCACCATTTCGAACTCAAGGGCTGGCCCGAACCACGGGTCATCGTGCGTTTCTGGATCATCACCGTCATTCTGGTGCTGATCGGCCTTGCCACCCTGAAGCTGAGGTAG